In Monodelphis domestica isolate mMonDom1 chromosome 4, mMonDom1.pri, whole genome shotgun sequence, one DNA window encodes the following:
- the C4H2orf88 gene encoding small membrane A-kinase anchor protein isoform X1, translated as MEIWPASSAAEQTCPEPETASWSRGSSASPVPGAETLPSSTFVAPPQGALQSFFRLGSSWELMEQEPPEGPGRHHHHLHPARAGQAGGGARVGRRTLCPPDVAAGLSPGRRRQRWRRLPQQPLLLCWLRAHLPNRALPSFFAASDTDRALAPARSGVRLRDPAWPGLTQRYEHGLRQTELPRPLRWPLQQLP; from the coding sequence ATGGAAATATGGCCAGCTTCTTCTGCAGCCGAGCAGACGTGCCCCGAACCTGAGACAGCAAGCTGGAGCAGAGGCAGCAGTGCTTCCCCAGTGCCCGGGGCTGAGACCCTGCCCTCCTCCACTTTCGTCGCACCCCCACAGGGGGCGCTGCAGAGCTTCTTTCGGCTGGGGAGTTCCTGGGAGCTTATGGAGCAGGAGCCACCTGAGGGGCCCGgtcgccaccaccaccacctgcACCCGGCGAGAGCGGGACAGGCTGGAGGCGGCGCCCGCGTGGGCAGAAGGACACTCTGTCCTCCAGACGTTGCTGCTGGACTGAGCCCGGGGCGGCGAAGGCAAAGGTGGCGGCGGCTCCCTCAGCAGCCGCTGCTGCTGTGCTGGCTCCGTGCCCATCTGCCCAACCGGGCGCTCCCCTCCTTCTTCGCCGCCAGTGACACCGATAGAGCCCTGGCCCCGGCTCGATCAGGAGTTAGACTCCGGGACCCGGCCTGGCCCGGCCTGACCCAGCGCTATGAGCACGGCTTGCGGCAGACAGAGCTCCCCCGGCCACTCCGCTGGCCCCTGCAGCAGCTGCCTTAG